One Candidatus Campbellbacteria bacterium genomic region harbors:
- a CDS encoding ATP-binding protein, whose translation MQTQERSVSPTVEESFFTKIGNTKPYFKAAFEGEPGTGKSWTAALVAIGLHKKINSKKPIVLIDTEKASKFLVPLFKEHGIEAMVRETHSLADLVKAMKLCSDGYADIMVIDSITHIWMDFQEAYKRKLNRQVFQIQDWMSIKSEWNKYFSIPLVQSPLHILATGRVSDRMEQEVDEDGRKEFTKTGVKMQAEKNAAYEFDVLVLMERHELIQRKKREVWRQSVVLKGRGNLLDGAVFKNPTYEDFAPAVEAIIKDPIAARFSHAEQDAGELIKTEQDKRQWIQEKKRWLEEIEGYLVSIWPSSSAAEKKNKTDALEYAFNTRSWSAIEMMTPEVLEDGYARVREFAQQKIAEAKGELAPELTPGEKFDKDLRDSKECNPKKSAAEKSKKSDK comes from the coding sequence ATGCAAACACAAGAACGAAGCGTGTCCCCGACCGTTGAAGAATCATTCTTCACAAAGATCGGGAATACGAAACCTTACTTCAAGGCGGCATTTGAAGGAGAGCCGGGAACCGGCAAAAGTTGGACTGCCGCATTAGTAGCGATTGGTCTTCACAAGAAGATCAACAGCAAGAAGCCGATTGTGCTTATCGATACCGAGAAAGCGTCGAAATTCTTGGTCCCGCTGTTCAAAGAACACGGAATCGAAGCGATGGTGCGCGAAACGCATTCACTCGCTGACTTAGTCAAAGCAATGAAGCTCTGCTCGGATGGGTATGCCGACATCATGGTGATCGACAGCATTACTCACATCTGGATGGACTTCCAAGAGGCATACAAGCGAAAGCTGAATCGACAAGTGTTCCAGATTCAAGACTGGATGTCGATCAAAAGCGAGTGGAATAAATACTTCTCAATCCCACTCGTGCAATCGCCCCTGCACATTCTTGCAACCGGCCGCGTGTCGGATCGCATGGAGCAGGAAGTGGATGAGGATGGCCGAAAAGAGTTCACCAAGACTGGAGTGAAGATGCAAGCGGAAAAGAACGCTGCATACGAATTCGATGTCTTGGTCCTAATGGAACGCCATGAGCTCATCCAACGCAAGAAGCGTGAAGTCTGGCGACAGTCTGTGGTCCTCAAAGGCCGAGGCAATCTCCTCGATGGTGCGGTGTTCAAAAATCCGACCTACGAAGATTTTGCTCCTGCGGTTGAAGCGATCATTAAAGACCCGATAGCTGCGAGGTTCAGCCACGCCGAGCAGGATGCGGGAGAACTGATCAAAACCGAACAGGACAAGCGCCAGTGGATTCAGGAGAAGAAGCGATGGTTGGAAGAAATCGAGGGTTATCTCGTATCGATCTGGCCAAGTTCAAGTGCCGCGGAAAAGAAGAATAAAACCGATGCACTCGAGTACGCTTTCAACACTCGCAGCTGGTCCGCTATCGAGATGATGACGCCGGAGGTTCTAGAGGATGGCTATGCGCGAGTCAGGGAATTTGCCCAGCAAAAAATTGCTGAAGCAAAAGGAGAACTTGCTCCGGAGCTAACTCCAGGAGAGAAGTTTGACAAAGACCTGCGAGATTCAAAGGAATGCAATCCCAAAAAATCCGCAGCCGAGAAGTCTAAGAAAAGTGACAAGTAA
- the dcm gene encoding DNA (cytosine-5-)-methyltransferase: protein MKYFSLFSGIGGFELGIAKAYVEIINRNKIGAIKKDSKKNDAKRQRLESKKGKGTHDKKRQSLKLPDGNDDKRAFINSDSKRIYEDIVGKLLQGKVPQTIWKDFADTPIGSIGPACVGYSEIDKYAIKIYEKYFNHKNYGDVRKIDARALPDFDLLVGGFPCQSFSVAGKRKGFKDTRGTLFFEIARIVAAKKPRLLFLENVKGLLSHQQGRTFGTILATLDELGYDIQWEVLNSKDHGVPQNRERVFIVGHLRGTSRPKVFPVKTNDERDCEQYVPEQETARGVRNMSDLKSWWRHTMRIRKLTPVECERLQGFPDGWTEGVSDTQRYKTLGNAVTVNAVQAVSKKLLNARACQK from the coding sequence ATGAAATATTTCAGTTTATTCTCCGGCATCGGGGGATTTGAATTGGGTATCGCCAAAGCCTATGTGGAAATCATTAACAGAAACAAGATCGGAGCAATCAAGAAGGATTCGAAAAAGAATGATGCAAAAAGGCAGAGATTGGAGTCCAAGAAGGGGAAAGGAACTCATGATAAGAAAAGACAATCTCTCAAACTGCCTGACGGGAACGATGACAAAAGAGCATTTATTAATTCTGATTCCAAACGGATATATGAAGATATTGTTGGAAAACTTTTACAGGGCAAGGTCCCCCAGACTATATGGAAAGACTTCGCCGACACTCCGATCGGATCGATCGGGCCTGCTTGTGTTGGATACTCCGAAATCGACAAATATGCGATCAAAATATATGAAAAATACTTCAATCACAAAAATTACGGAGACGTCAGAAAAATCGACGCTCGAGCGTTACCCGACTTCGACCTACTCGTTGGAGGTTTCCCTTGCCAGTCTTTCTCTGTTGCCGGAAAAAGAAAAGGATTTAAAGACACCAGGGGAACATTGTTCTTTGAAATTGCTCGCATTGTTGCTGCCAAAAAACCACGGCTTTTATTCCTTGAAAACGTTAAAGGGCTTCTCTCTCACCAGCAAGGGCGTACCTTTGGAACTATCCTCGCCACATTGGATGAGCTTGGGTATGACATCCAATGGGAAGTGCTTAACAGCAAGGATCATGGGGTCCCGCAGAATCGGGAGCGAGTGTTTATTGTCGGACATCTTAGAGGCACGTCCAGGCCGAAAGTATTTCCTGTCAAAACAAATGACGAAAGGGATTGTGAACAGTATGTTCCGGAGCAGGAAACCGCTCGAGGTGTCAGGAATATGTCAGACCTTAAAAGTTGGTGGCGACACACCATGCGTATTAGGAAACTCACGCCGGTAGAATGCGAACGATTGCAGGGGTTTCCCGACGGGTGGACTGAAGGCGTGAGCGACACTCAGAGATACAAAACCCTGGGCAATGCTGTAACCGTGAATGCGGTCCAAGCGGTCTCAAAAAAGCTCTTAAATGCAAGGGCTTGTCAAAAATAA
- a CDS encoding DNA modification methylase encodes MESIKIKLSNLRRAEYNPRIMPDSEMAALKTSIKTFGFVESIVVNSHACERCGDRKGVLVGGHQRTAAVETIVEAGEQIQGIVVDKDGIHIPANIVDLHIEQEKLLNLALNKIKGKWDEKKLSEIIVELKESPFIPASGFRDDEISRILDQTLEDEEQDDDEGDSANKEPRSKLGEIYELGPHRLICGDSTDPETYKRILGENKADMIFTDPPYNVNYKSRGDKLKGEGNESIKNDNMDDDSFRIFIDKCFYSMIIHTKEGASFYICSGWSSYPQFLESMLKNGFQHSGVIIWVKNVPSMGWNDYRYKHEWIAKAKKPDPKTAQGIIYGWKNGTHKFYGENEFDVWEMPRKAVSRYLHPTEKPDWLAMRALRNSTQRSDIVLDPFGGSGSTMAAAEKVGRRAYMIELDPKFCDVIRDRWERINKAKK; translated from the coding sequence ATGGAATCTATCAAGATAAAACTGAGCAATCTGAGACGGGCCGAGTACAACCCCAGGATCATGCCAGACAGCGAAATGGCCGCGTTGAAGACGAGTATTAAGACCTTCGGCTTCGTTGAGTCAATCGTCGTCAATAGCCACGCCTGTGAGCGCTGTGGCGACCGTAAAGGCGTCCTGGTGGGCGGTCATCAGCGTACCGCGGCCGTTGAAACGATTGTTGAGGCGGGAGAGCAAATACAAGGCATTGTTGTCGATAAAGACGGAATTCACATCCCCGCCAACATCGTGGACTTGCATATCGAACAGGAAAAACTTCTGAACCTTGCGCTCAACAAGATCAAAGGAAAGTGGGATGAGAAAAAATTGTCGGAAATAATCGTGGAGCTCAAAGAATCTCCATTCATTCCGGCCTCAGGGTTTAGAGACGACGAGATCAGCAGGATTCTCGATCAAACCTTAGAGGATGAGGAGCAGGATGATGACGAAGGGGATTCGGCTAATAAAGAGCCACGGTCCAAACTTGGCGAAATATACGAGCTCGGTCCGCACAGACTCATCTGCGGCGATTCGACCGATCCCGAAACTTACAAAAGAATTCTGGGCGAAAACAAAGCCGACATGATATTCACTGATCCGCCTTACAACGTGAACTATAAAAGTCGAGGAGACAAGCTGAAGGGAGAAGGAAACGAGTCTATCAAAAACGACAACATGGATGACGATTCGTTCCGGATATTTATCGACAAGTGCTTTTATTCCATGATCATCCATACGAAGGAAGGTGCGTCGTTTTATATCTGTTCCGGCTGGAGCTCATATCCGCAATTCTTGGAGAGTATGCTGAAAAACGGTTTTCAACATTCGGGAGTGATCATCTGGGTCAAGAACGTGCCAAGTATGGGATGGAACGATTATCGCTATAAGCACGAGTGGATCGCTAAAGCCAAAAAGCCCGATCCAAAAACTGCTCAGGGGATCATCTACGGATGGAAGAATGGCACTCATAAATTCTACGGTGAGAATGAATTCGATGTGTGGGAGATGCCGAGAAAAGCTGTCTCTCGTTATCTTCATCCGACAGAAAAGCCGGATTGGCTTGCAATGCGAGCGCTCAGGAACTCCACTCAACGCAGCGATATTGTTCTCGATCCGTTCGGCGGCTCCGGTAGCACCATGGCCGCGGCGGAAAAGGTCGGCCGACGGGCATACATGATCGAGCTTGATCCGAAATTCTGCGATGTAATCAGGGATCGCTGGGAAAGAATAAATAAAGCAAAGAAATGA
- a CDS encoding replication protein, whose amino-acid sequence MDENKHNLIPNSSQIPNVILDFVLPRISEAEARCLLYICRRTFGFHKEEDNISFSQFENGIKTSQNRRLDFGTGLSRPSVNAAIQNLIRVGVIFVEQRSKGNRYKLNLDIDVDKVVNELNRLRELTKSGKASLPKLVKSFNTQKIGKKEKSSFRENLYFPGDNFKDKMREITRKMNINRTNN is encoded by the coding sequence ATGGATGAAAACAAACACAACTTAATACCGAACAGTTCGCAGATTCCAAATGTAATTTTGGATTTTGTTCTTCCCAGGATTTCGGAAGCTGAGGCCAGGTGCTTGCTCTACATTTGCCGACGAACTTTTGGATTTCATAAAGAAGAAGACAATATCAGTTTCTCCCAGTTCGAAAACGGAATCAAGACTAGCCAAAACAGGCGGCTTGATTTTGGCACCGGCCTGTCTCGCCCTTCGGTCAATGCCGCTATTCAAAATCTCATTAGGGTTGGGGTGATATTCGTGGAACAGCGGTCCAAAGGGAACCGCTACAAACTCAACCTTGATATAGATGTGGATAAAGTGGTTAACGAACTTAACCGGTTAAGAGAGTTAACCAAAAGTGGTAAAGCCTCTTTACCAAAACTGGTTAAAAGTTTTAACACACAAAAGATAGGGAAAAAAGAGAAATCTAGTTTTAGGGAAAATTTATATTTTCCTGGGGATAACTTCAAAGACAAGATGAGGGAAATCACAAGGAAGATGAATATTAATAGAACCAACAATTAA